In Drosophila yakuba strain Tai18E2 chromosome X, Prin_Dyak_Tai18E2_2.1, whole genome shotgun sequence, a single genomic region encodes these proteins:
- the LOC6524175 gene encoding chromatin modification-related protein EAF1 — protein sequence MMETFLVLGLCFILYEALDFFQGCIHSNTPSPSDQIEAYRRELDEQRQQQQQEQFLAGLTPLLGAQFAAAAAAAAAAAGSQSTLGSATTPTASTASVISDSYDQESQSQSQSQSQSQSNENQQHSLSTPGLFRPAALGYYDPEDPLHATNSLPRDYYYLQQQQLKNKASSRSLLSKFSSTNSDNRIHPEAGAGSGHHHSVLGAAAVITSQPLPAGGEIPSSLFDQPGQAAVVVPPVQLQPSSPLFVELKRAIISQNQRTQPIKYQSRESIEEPQCPQCEEEQIQYLAETLDDLAESEEQQYSPAEEDDDDDEEEEEQNGEQEDREEQHSYVGGATSEPDISAATRQQLTRIHHIAIDDIATGQEHHHHHHLSISGQTTTLGANSHADFREIECERLRRKCVSVKRIYSISEKF from the coding sequence ATGATGGAGACATTCCTCGTCCTGGGCCTGTGTTTCATCCTGTACGAGGCATTGGATTTCTTTCAGGGCTGCATTCACAGTAATACCCCATCGCCCAGCGATCAAATCGAAGCCTATCGCCGCGAACTCGACGaacagcgccagcagcagcagcaggaacaatTCCTGGCGGGATTGACGCCATTGCTAGGCGCTCAatttgccgctgccgctgcagccgcGGCCGCTGCCGCCGGTTCGCAGTCGACGTTGGGCAGCGCGACTACGCCCACCGCCTCTACGGCCAGCGTAATAAGTGACTCATACGATCAGGAATCGCAGTCGCAATCGCAGTCACAATCCCAGTCGCAATCCAACGAAAATCAACAGCATTCGCTGAGCACTCCCGGCCTGTTTCGTCCCGCCGCCTTGGGCTACTACGATCCAGAGGATCCGTTGCATGCCACCAACTCCCTACCACGCGACTATTActatctgcagcagcagcagctgaagaatAAGGCCAGCTCAAGATCGCTACTCTCGAAGTTCTCATCGACCAACTCGGATAATCGCATACATCCAGAGGCTGGTGCCGGTTCGGGGCATCATCACAGTGTCCTGGGAGCAGCGGCTGTTATAACAAGTCAACCCCTACCAGCTGGCGGTGAGATACCATCTAGCCTCTTCGATCAGCCGGGACAAGCGGCTGTGGTGGTGCCACCAGTGCAACTGCAACCCTCATCACCACTATTTGTGGAGCTCAAGAGGGCCATTATCAGTCAGAATCAGAGAACCCAACCGATAAAGTATCAGTCAAGAGAATCAATCGAAGAGCCACAGTGCCCTCAGTGCGAGGAAGAGCAGATACAGTATCTGGCAGAGACTTTGGACGATCTTGCTGAATCCGAAGAGCAGCAGTATTCTCCAGCTGAggaagacgacgacgacgacgaggaggaggaggaacagAACGGCGAGCAGGAGGATCGTGAGGAGCAGCACTCTTACGTGGGAGGAGCAACCAGTGAACCGGATATTAGTGCCGCCACACGACAACAGCTAACTAGGATTCATCATATCGCCATCGACGACATCGCCACTGGACAGgagcatcatcatcaccaccatctTAGCATTTCGGGCCAGACGACAACGTTAGGCGCCAATTCTCACGCAGACTTCAGGGAAATCGAGTGCGAGCGACTGCGACGCAAGTGCGTTAGCGTTAAGCGCATCTATAGCATATCGGAAAAGTTCTAA